ACATTCCATCCACTATGGCCAGCGTCAGGGGCAAATGAATAGTGAAAGTAGAGCCCTGCCCCGCGTGAGACTCAATATGAATTCGCCCTCCCAAACTTTGCACATTGCGCTTTACAACATCCATTCCGACACCACGCCCGGAAATATCGGTAACCGCTGCAGCAGTGGAAAAACCCGGTGCAAAAATTAATTGCCATACTTCCTCATCTTTTGGGTTTTCACTAATGGCAATATTATTTTCAAGGGCTTTTGCTAAAATTCGCTCGCGATTTAAACCACCACCATCATCACTAATACTAATAACAATATTTCCACCTTGCTGGGCGGCACGCAGTGTCACTTTACCCACAGGGTCTTTACCGCGCTCGCGCCGCACCTCTGCTGATTCAATGCCGTGATCAATACTGTTGCGTACCAAGTGGGTTAAAGGGTCTACCAATTTTTCGGTCAAGCCTTTGTCCAATTCGGTATCACCGCCCTCTATAATTAACTCAATATTTTTTCCCAGCTTTCCCGACAAGTCGCGCACCACACGAGGAAAACGGTTGAATACAAATGAGACCGGCAACATGCGAATGGACATAACGGCCTCCTGAATTTCACGCGTATTGCGTTCCAATTCGCTGGCCACTGCCTGGAATTTTTCGGCGATTGCACCTTCAAGCCCTTGCCCTAATAAATTCATCATTGACTGGGTAATCACAATTTCGCCCACCAGGTTAATCAATTGATCGACCTTGGCGACATCAACACGAATCGAGGAGCTTTCCACCACACTGGTGTCAGGCGTTTTTTGTTTAGTCGCGCTGTGCAGCTCAACAACGGGAGCAGCTGTATTTGATACAGAAACAGTATTTGGCGTTGAAATCGAAGGCGGAGCAGACACCGGAATCGGGGAAACGCTCGCGCCATTCTCAGAGTCGGATAAAACCGGGGAAAGTGGCTCAAAAAAACCAAAACTGTCATCTACGGCGGGGCTCAACAAACTGTCAACAAAGCCATACACATCGTCTTTATTCGTATTGACAACCGCTTCGCTGCCTACTAGCTCATCAAAAAAACCATACCCATCGTCTGTTGCTGGGGCGGGATCATCAAAAAAGCCATAGGCTTCTGGCTCAGGGGCAACGGGAGGATCGCTAAAAAAGCCGTAGGTATTGTGATCAGATGCGGCCGCCTTGGGGCTATCCGTCGTTACGCCCGCAGTAATAATTTCCAGTTTTTCAGTCAGCTGATGTACACCAGCCCAATCAATTGCTTCACCGTGACGATAAGCACGCAAAATTTCTTTCAATTGATCGACGGCCGCTAAAAACAAATCGATCATCTCAGCAGTAATGGCCAGGTTTCCTTTGCGGATTTTATCCAACAGTCCTTCCATTATATGGGTCGCGCTGGTGAGGGCATCAAAACCAAAAATGCCACTGCCGCCTTTAATGGAGTGTGCTGCACGAAAAATACTGTTCAGCATTTCTGCATCCGGCGCGCTAAGGTCAAGGTCTAATAACAATTGCTCCATCTCATCGAGATGCTCTTGGCTCTCTTCAAAGAAGACGGTATGAAATTGTTTCATGTCGATCGACATACACTATTCCTATCAGTAAAAATCCTTCACGCAAACTCACTCGATGACAAGGTTACAAGCGTTATTACCCCATCACTTTTTTCGCAATTTCCAATAATTTATTGGGGTCAAAGGGTTTAACCATCCACCCGGTTGCTCCCGCTGCACGCCCTTGGGCCTTCATGGCGTCACTGGCCTCTGTTGTTAGCACAATAATGGGCGTGCGGATATGGGCAGGTAAGGCGCGCAGGGATTTGATCAGCGTTAACCCATCCATATTGGGCATGTTCTGATCTGTTAATACAAAATCGTAGGTTTTTGTTTTGCACAGGTTTAATGCTTCCAACCCGTCTTTCGCAGCGGTGACTGTGTAGCCGGCAGACTTGAGTGTTGCCTCAACCATTTGTCGTACCGATACAGAGTCATCAACGATTAATACATGCTTACTCATAGATAGATCCCTAATACGCCTTTATCAAAAAGAACTGATTACTGCCCGAATAAGATTGCCGGGCGGTGCAATATCAACTGATCGGGCCAAGCTGCGAATTAAATGCAAACCTCTTCCCGATAATTGATCATCGTTGTGCGCACGCAGAACGGATGGATCGTAACCGACACCGGAATCGCGCACAGTTATTGCCAGCGCCGGATTGCCGGGTTGCGGTAACCATTCCAATGAGAGCGATATAACATCCTGTTCTGTTAATAACTTTAGTCGACGCTCACGCTCTTGAAAATAAAACTCAAAGCCATCCGCCTGTTCTTTTACGGCGGAATCAAGGCGCAAAATGCCATGATCAATTGCGTTGCTAACCATTTCACTCACAATTAAAAAGACGATCTGGCAAATGTTTTGATCAATACCCAAATACTGGAGAAATTTATTCGCGAGTGGCGGCATTTCACATTCCGCAATTTTGCGACCAGAGAGTTCAACCCCCCAGGAAAAATGACCAATCCCCTGTTCAAAACGCCCTTGTAACATACCATTTGCCAGCAAACGCGAACTGCCAAGCAACATATCTGCGGGTGTTAGTGTGCACATGGAAACATCATCACTATAGGTCTCTCGCCCGGTATGCGCATGCAAGGCAGTAATTAATTGCCGGTGTAAATCCGCTGGATTGGACTGAATAATATCGACCACTCGCTGCATGGAAAAACACTCACCCGCCGGATTGCGCTCCTCCAGCAAACCATCGGTGCACGCAAATAAAAAACCGCTCTTGGGAAAATGATAGGTATCGACATTTGCATCAAATTGATCATCATCCAGAATTCCCAACGCCATATGACGCGAGCGGAACTCTTGCTGTATTTTTCCACCATTTATCCAATAGGCGGTTGGCATACCGCCATTCCACAGGTGCAATTCACTTCGGTCTTTTTGCACCTGTACAATAATGGCAGCCACAAACCGGTCTGCCGGAGTATCGCGGCTCAGTTTTTTATTCAGCTCCGTCACTATGGGCTGAATGTGAAAGCCCTTGGCCACCATACTGTTAAAAATTGATACCGCTGGCATGATCGTTATCGCCGCCGATAGCCCATGCCCGGTGGCATCTGCCAGCATGAAATACAAATCACCACTGGGTGATGTGCGAGCCATAGCAATATCGCCACTGAATGACGATGAAGATTGTAACCAGGTATTGACTCCTTCAACTGATTGACTGTTTTGCCCCAGCAAATATTCGTAAATAAACTTTGCAATGGCTTCTTCTCGCTCGGCCTCTTGTTTGAAACGTGCCAGCTCGGCATTTTGCAATGAAATTAACTGCTGCATGGATACAGAGTTAATGAGTGCTTTTACCTTTAAGGCTAACAGCGATAAATTTATTGGCTTGATAACGTAATCCGCCACGCCACAGGAAAAGCAGCTTTGCAAAAAATCCGGATCTTCATTCACACTGATCATAATTACCGGCGGTATGGCATGGGCATCGCGCGCGGACAAACTGCGTAGCAAATCCAGACCCGTGCCATCGCCCAACTCATAATCCAGCAACACCAGATCGACATTGTGACTGGCGCTACTCAAGGCCTGTGTCGCTTCAACCAAGCTATATGCAGAACGCGCTTGCAAATCTTTGCTGCGTAAAAATTCACAGAGAAGCTCATTGAGTAATTGATCATCATCAACGACCAGAATGCACAGCGGTTGGTCCAACACAATATCTGTCATAACAATTCCATTGGCGCCTACTTATAGATAATCAAAGAGGCGCTGCATATTTGCCATTGCCAGTATTTGTGCGGTAGCACCTTTAGCGCCTTTGATATACATTTTTTTGTGGGAAGCGGCAGCGCGACGCTGCCACATCATCATCATGCCCAAGGCAGCACTATCCAAATACTCAACACGACTAAAATCAAAAACGATATTTTTGATCAGCTCGTCGCCAATGTAGTCGGTGCATTTCTGCTGAAATTCTTTGTGATATCCGTAATCAAAGCGATTAGGAAGCACCACTACGGCTTGATCACTCATACACCTTGCACCTTCATAAAATGTCTGATTACTCGATATCAATAATTTTTTGGATATTGGCAAGCCCAAGAATTTCCTTGGGCGCTGTTTTCAGGCTATTCATCGTGAGCGCGGCACCACTGCTTTGTACTTTTTTTTGCGCCATCACCAATAGGCCAATACCGGCGCTATCGATATAGTCCATTTCCGAACAGTCCAGGGTGATATTTCCACCAAACTCCAACGCAGCCAATATCGCCTGGTTAAACTCCACACCCGACGAATAATCAAATCGTTTGGGCATTCGAATAACAGCGGCGGTCTGAGTCATTATTTGCTCCTTGGCAAATTAAAATAAATCGATAGAACCACTCTCCACTGACGAAGCAGAGACTGGATTGTGTTTTTGGCGCTGCTCACTATTTTTGTAGCGCAGCACTTCTGCATCCAATTGCTCCGGGCTTTGTGTCGCTACGCTTAATGTACGCACCAGGGGCTGAAGCTCATTCAAACGCGCGATACTGTATTCCATGTTTTGTTTGGACATATCTTCAAACTGCAACGCGCGCACCGCATTGTTCAGGGCATTCACCAACTGATTGATCAGCAGATCCATGTTATGTGTGGTCTCTTCATCAGCGTTTGCTTTGTGAATTAAATGCGTGCTTATGTGTTGCATGTCGGCTTTGGCGTGCAACACATAACTCATATCCTGCGATGCAACACGCCCCACCACTACATCAAGGTCAGCGATGGCATTTGCAATGCTACCCAGTTGTTGTTGAATATCCTTACTGAAACCCGCCGAGCGATTCGAGAGCGCGCGCACTTCATCTGCCACCACCGCAAAACCGCGACCAGCTTCACCCGCTCGCGCTGCTTCTATGGCCGCATTCAACGCCAACAGATTGGTTTGCGCGGCAATTTGGTCTATATCTTTCAAGGCGCGAATGACATTGGGCATCTGCTCTGCAATAGCACCCACTTTTTCTACCAGCTCCATAGACGATGCACTGATCTCTACCGTGGTATCCACAAAGCGATTCAGCAGACTGTAGGTATTTTCTGCAAACAAACTCATACGCGCGGACACAGTGCTCTTTTGCGCATCACTGTCGCTCTCATAGAGCATTTGATTGATATAGTGCTGCTGTTTCTCCAGCAAGGTTTTGATTGAATCAAAGGATTGGGTTAAGAGTGCAGTGGCATCGGATTGAACTGCAATTTGTGACGCCAAATTACGCTGTGTATCCTGTATCACCTCGTCCAACAACAAACTGGTTTCCTCTAATGAACGATTGGGCGACAAGGAAATATTCTCACCTGCAGGAAACGCAATAACACGGGCATTGGATTGCAAAACTAACAGCAACATTAGCGCTGTAGAGAAAAGTACAGCTAGCAGTGGATGAAACCAAATCCCCAAGAGACCACCGCCAATCACGGCCAAGGCGACGACAATAAGCTGCTTTATTGGCATAACCGCACTGTTCCCCTGCAGGTATCCGATGAGTAAGCTGGCCCACCAGCTACTCCGGTCAATATGAATTAAAAGTAGCAGGTTTATTTTTAGATGCGCAATTCAACAGCGATCTTGGCAGAAATAACTGAGGTGATATAAAAGATGGTTGGCTTAAAGCAATTCCACCGATTAAAAAAATATTTTTTTATAACATAAAAGTGTTTTTATACCGCGCTTATGCAAAAACGGCAGCCAGTGGCTGCCGTTTTTTTAAGGTTCAATCCTGATGATTTATTTAACCGCGATAGTGCCTTCTTCGATCTTGGCCTTCCAAATCTTTGGCCCGGTGTTGTGCACCGATTCACCGCGTGAATCTACAGCCACAGTGACAGGCATATCTTTTACATCGAACTCGTAAATCGCTTCCATACCCAGTTCAGGGAAGCCGAGCACTTTGGCGGATTTAATCGCTTGTGCTACCAGGTAAGCAGCGCCACCAACAGCCATTAAATACACGGATTTATTGTCACGGATTGCATCAATCGCGGCTGGGCCACGTTCGGATTTACCAATCATGCCAAGCAAACCGGTTTGCTCGAGCATGGTGCGGGTAAATTTGTCCATCCGGGTTGCCGTAGTGGGACCTGCCGGGCCAACCACTTCATCACGTACCGGATCAACCGGGCCGACGTAATAAATGAAGCGACCTTTCATGCTCACTGGCAGCTCCTCGCCTTTGGCGAGCAGGTCGGTCATTTTCTTGTGGGCAGCATCGCGACCAGTGAGCATTTTGCCGGAGAGTAATACGGTTTCACCGGTTTTCCACTCTTGCACCTCTTCGGGCGTCACAGTGTCCAGATTAACGCGGCGCACGCTGTCACCTACATCCCAACTGATTTCCGGATAATCGTCCAGTGAAGGCGGTGTTTGTAACGCTGGGCCTGAGCCATCCAACACAAAATGAGCGTGACGGGTTGCAGCGCAGTTGGGAATAATGGCGATGGCCTTGTTGGCGGCGTGAGTGGGGTAATCTTTTACTTTCACATCCAGCACGGTTGTCAAACCACCCAGGCCTTGCGCACCAATCCCCAGACGATTCACCTTGTCGTATAACTCAATACGCAATTCTTCTGCGCGATTACTTGCACCGCGCGCTTGCAGCTCTTGAATATCCACCGGTTCCAGCAAGGCCTCTTTGGCGAGCAGCATGGCTTTTTCGGCAGTGCCGCCAATGCCTATGCCCAGCATTCCCGGTGGGCACCAGCCGGCACCCATCTCGGGTACGACTTTTAACACCCAATCCACAACCGAATCCGATGGGTTGAGCATAGCGAATTTGGTTTTGGCTTCAGAGCCACCGCCTTTGGCTGCCACATGAACATCCACAGTGTTACCGGGCACAATGTTGTAGTGGATGATGGCAGGAGTATTGTCGCCAGTGTTCTTGCGCGCACCATCGGGGTCGGCAAGGATTGACGCGCGCAATACGTTGTCCGGGTTCATATAAGCGCGACGCACACCTTCATTCACCATATCGGTCAGGCTCATTTGCGCATCCCACTGCACATCCATCCCCACGGTCACAAACACAGTGACAATCCCCGTATCCTGGCAAATTGGGCGATGGCCCATGGCACACATACGTGAGTTGATGAGGATTTGTGCCATGGCGTCTTTGGCGGCCTTGCTCTCTTCGCGCTCGTAGGCTTGGTGCACCGCCTGGATAAAATCAACGGGGTGATAGTAGGAGATAAATTGCAGCGCATCGGCAACGCTGTCGATCAAGTCTTGCTGGCGAATCACGGTAGGCATAATCGCATCTCTTTTTAGAATCAATAGGATTTAAAAAAACGGTGGAAAGAAGCAGTTAAAAAGTGGCGCCAATTCTACACCATCAAGTTCCTCACTGGCGTTTTTGACCGGTCACTTTCTTTGATTAAAAGTTGTGCAAATTATCGGCCAGCAACTAGGCTAAATTAAGCGCCACTTTCAAGGAATCATAAGGTCATGAACGCGTTGTCACTTCGTTTCAAACTAAGCCTCAGCATTGCGTTAATCCTCGCCTTCAGCATGGGCACATTAAGTTTTGTCGCCTGGCGATCCATGTCCAATAACGCACAAGAGTCGATCGCGCGCAGTGCGGAATCCATGAAAACCACGATCAATAATCGCCTGCTGGAAATTGCCCAGGTCAGTGCACTGGAAACCAGTTCACTGCTCAATCGCAACTTCGATGTCGCCCTGCACCTTGCCAGTATTATGAGCGGCACGGCACACGGCAGCGGCACAACGCCCTACACCAGAGCCGAAGTGAAAAAAATGGCGCATGATATTTTGCTGTCTACGCCATCAGCTTCATCTATCTACACCCAGTTTGATGTTAATGGTTACGACAATCTCGACAGTCAATATCAGGGCGATACTGAATACAGTTCAGAAGTAGGCAGCTTGGGCATTTATTGGGTAGCCAATGAAAAAGGCCCGATTTACAGCCAAGTGAGTAATGCAGACCAATACGATGAAACCATTGATGCCAACGGCTTGCGCAAAGCGGAGTGGTATTTATGTAGCCGGGATACACGCAAGCCCTGTTTAATGGAGCCCTATTTGTATGAGGTCACCCCCGGCAACAAAGTGTTGCTTACCTCACTGGTGGCGCCGGTGGTGGTGAATAATCAGTTTCGCGGGGTGGCGGGGATTGATATCGACTTACCGGTACTGCAAAAAAATATCCTCGATCAATCGGCCAATTTATACAGCGGCAAAACCAGCATGTACTTACTGAGTGCGCGCAATAATGTAGTCGCCAGCAGCATGCATCCCGATTTTGTCGGCAAACCATTAGCCGATGGGGATAAAGAATTATTCGCCGCCCTCTCCGCCAACAACAGCAAACAATTTATTTATCAGGACAATATCATTACCGTCCAACCCATCATTGCCGATGCAGTGAGCAGCCAGTGGAAAATGGTCATAGTCACACCTGCCACGATTGCCTACGATGTGGTAGACGAACTGAGTAGGTCCTTACACGAAAGCAGTTTATCTACTGCGACCAATATGATCAGCCTCGCACTGATTCTATTGGTGGTCTTTGTGGGTGTTGTATCACTGTGGATTAAAAAATCCACCCATCCCATAGTGCACATGAGCAATATGATGCGAGACCTTGCCAGCTCGGACGGAGACCTGACACGCCAATTAATTCCCTCTAACGACAAAGAATTAATTGACATGGCAAATGGCTTTAACAGCTTCACCGAAAAATTGCGCAACATGATTATTGCGTTAAAACATGACTCTGTGCGCTTGAAAGAACAGAGTAATAGCCTGACCGGAACCTCCAAAAACACTCGCTCAGCCACAGAAATACAAGTAGAGCAAATTCAAAATATTATGACCGCCATTCATGAAATGTCGGCCACGGCTAACGAAGTTGCCAAGTTAGCCAGCAACACCTCCAGCGATTCGCAAGCCTCGGTAAAAGAAATTAATAATGCCCGTGATTTATTCCAACGCACAGTGGAAGAATTCAAAGGTGTGGCAACCGACTTTTCCAACTCCAGTCAAAAAATCCAATTGGTCGC
The nucleotide sequence above comes from Cellvibrio sp. PSBB023. Encoded proteins:
- a CDS encoding chemotaxis protein CheA; translated protein: MSIDMKQFHTVFFEESQEHLDEMEQLLLDLDLSAPDAEMLNSIFRAAHSIKGGSGIFGFDALTSATHIMEGLLDKIRKGNLAITAEMIDLFLAAVDQLKEILRAYRHGEAIDWAGVHQLTEKLEIITAGVTTDSPKAAASDHNTYGFFSDPPVAPEPEAYGFFDDPAPATDDGYGFFDELVGSEAVVNTNKDDVYGFVDSLLSPAVDDSFGFFEPLSPVLSDSENGASVSPIPVSAPPSISTPNTVSVSNTAAPVVELHSATKQKTPDTSVVESSSIRVDVAKVDQLINLVGEIVITQSMMNLLGQGLEGAIAEKFQAVASELERNTREIQEAVMSIRMLPVSFVFNRFPRVVRDLSGKLGKNIELIIEGGDTELDKGLTEKLVDPLTHLVRNSIDHGIESAEVRRERGKDPVGKVTLRAAQQGGNIVISISDDGGGLNRERILAKALENNIAISENPKDEEVWQLIFAPGFSTAAAVTDISGRGVGMDVVKRNVQSLGGRIHIESHAGQGSTFTIHLPLTLAIVDGMCVSVGDQTFIIPLVHIVESMQPAQQDIKTLAGDDELLHVRNEYWPILHLYKIMQLEPVYREVPRGIVVLVETAKHRFALFVDALVGQQQVVIKSLEQHYKRVDGVAGATILGDGSVALILDVESLALSVHQSATLAAAI
- a CDS encoding response regulator, which translates into the protein MSKHVLIVDDSVSVRQMVEATLKSAGYTVTAAKDGLEALNLCKTKTYDFVLTDQNMPNMDGLTLIKSLRALPAHIRTPIIVLTTEASDAMKAQGRAAGATGWMVKPFDPNKLLEIAKKVMG
- a CDS encoding STAS domain-containing protein, yielding MSDQAVVVLPNRFDYGYHKEFQQKCTDYIGDELIKNIVFDFSRVEYLDSAALGMMMMWQRRAAASHKKMYIKGAKGATAQILAMANMQRLFDYL
- a CDS encoding fused response regulator/phosphatase; translation: MTDIVLDQPLCILVVDDDQLLNELLCEFLRSKDLQARSAYSLVEATQALSSASHNVDLVLLDYELGDGTGLDLLRSLSARDAHAIPPVIMISVNEDPDFLQSCFSCGVADYVIKPINLSLLALKVKALINSVSMQQLISLQNAELARFKQEAEREEAIAKFIYEYLLGQNSQSVEGVNTWLQSSSSFSGDIAMARTSPSGDLYFMLADATGHGLSAAITIMPAVSIFNSMVAKGFHIQPIVTELNKKLSRDTPADRFVAAIIVQVQKDRSELHLWNGGMPTAYWINGGKIQQEFRSRHMALGILDDDQFDANVDTYHFPKSGFLFACTDGLLEERNPAGECFSMQRVVDIIQSNPADLHRQLITALHAHTGRETYSDDVSMCTLTPADMLLGSSRLLANGMLQGRFEQGIGHFSWGVELSGRKIAECEMPPLANKFLQYLGIDQNICQIVFLIVSEMVSNAIDHGILRLDSAVKEQADGFEFYFQERERRLKLLTEQDVISLSLEWLPQPGNPALAITVRDSGVGYDPSVLRAHNDDQLSGRGLHLIRSLARSVDIAPPGNLIRAVISSF
- a CDS encoding methyl-accepting chemotaxis protein; protein product: MPIKQLIVVALAVIGGGLLGIWFHPLLAVLFSTALMLLLVLQSNARVIAFPAGENISLSPNRSLEETSLLLDEVIQDTQRNLASQIAVQSDATALLTQSFDSIKTLLEKQQHYINQMLYESDSDAQKSTVSARMSLFAENTYSLLNRFVDTTVEISASSMELVEKVGAIAEQMPNVIRALKDIDQIAAQTNLLALNAAIEAARAGEAGRGFAVVADEVRALSNRSAGFSKDIQQQLGSIANAIADLDVVVGRVASQDMSYVLHAKADMQHISTHLIHKANADEETTHNMDLLINQLVNALNNAVRALQFEDMSKQNMEYSIARLNELQPLVRTLSVATQSPEQLDAEVLRYKNSEQRQKHNPVSASSVESGSIDLF
- a CDS encoding STAS domain-containing protein, encoding MTQTAAVIRMPKRFDYSSGVEFNQAILAALEFGGNITLDCSEMDYIDSAGIGLLVMAQKKVQSSGAALTMNSLKTAPKEILGLANIQKIIDIE
- a CDS encoding fumarate hydratase, with amino-acid sequence MPTVIRQQDLIDSVADALQFISYYHPVDFIQAVHQAYEREESKAAKDAMAQILINSRMCAMGHRPICQDTGIVTVFVTVGMDVQWDAQMSLTDMVNEGVRRAYMNPDNVLRASILADPDGARKNTGDNTPAIIHYNIVPGNTVDVHVAAKGGGSEAKTKFAMLNPSDSVVDWVLKVVPEMGAGWCPPGMLGIGIGGTAEKAMLLAKEALLEPVDIQELQARGASNRAEELRIELYDKVNRLGIGAQGLGGLTTVLDVKVKDYPTHAANKAIAIIPNCAATRHAHFVLDGSGPALQTPPSLDDYPEISWDVGDSVRRVNLDTVTPEEVQEWKTGETVLLSGKMLTGRDAAHKKMTDLLAKGEELPVSMKGRFIYYVGPVDPVRDEVVGPAGPTTATRMDKFTRTMLEQTGLLGMIGKSERGPAAIDAIRDNKSVYLMAVGGAAYLVAQAIKSAKVLGFPELGMEAIYEFDVKDMPVTVAVDSRGESVHNTGPKIWKAKIEEGTIAVK
- a CDS encoding methyl-accepting chemotaxis protein encodes the protein MNALSLRFKLSLSIALILAFSMGTLSFVAWRSMSNNAQESIARSAESMKTTINNRLLEIAQVSALETSSLLNRNFDVALHLASIMSGTAHGSGTTPYTRAEVKKMAHDILLSTPSASSIYTQFDVNGYDNLDSQYQGDTEYSSEVGSLGIYWVANEKGPIYSQVSNADQYDETIDANGLRKAEWYLCSRDTRKPCLMEPYLYEVTPGNKVLLTSLVAPVVVNNQFRGVAGIDIDLPVLQKNILDQSANLYSGKTSMYLLSARNNVVASSMHPDFVGKPLADGDKELFAALSANNSKQFIYQDNIITVQPIIADAVSSQWKMVIVTPATIAYDVVDELSRSLHESSLSTATNMISLALILLVVFVGVVSLWIKKSTHPIVHMSNMMRDLASSDGDLTRQLIPSNDKELIDMANGFNSFTEKLRNMIIALKHDSVRLKEQSNSLTGTSKNTRSATEIQVEQIQNIMTAIHEMSATANEVAKLASNTSSDSQASVKEINNARDLFQRTVEEFKGVATDFSNSSQKIQLVAESSNKISGITDVIQAIAAQTNLLALNAAIEAARAGEQGRGFAVVADEVRSLAARTQTSTEEIKQLIQSLQQQVDQTVVQMNQNTQRVGDTLTEAEHAYERLTTATQGINSITDSAYQVAAAAEEQNQVTEEINRNISAIGDATHELERLSHSVLSASTNVDKITQDIDKHLTQLRC